In the Calonectris borealis chromosome 11, bCalBor7.hap1.2, whole genome shotgun sequence genome, one interval contains:
- the ZNF609 gene encoding zinc finger protein 609 isoform X2: protein MESPVSTPAVLPLHLLVPVVNNDISSPCEQIMVRTRSVGVNTCDVALATEPECLGPCEPGTSVNLEGIVWQETEDGMLVVNVTWRNKTYVGTLLDCTQHDWAPPRFCDSPTSDLEMRNGRGRGKRMRPNSNTPVNETAAASDSKGTSNSSKTRAGANSKGRRGSQNSSDHRTPPGGTAEDVKASPSSVTKRKSKPLSDMELNSSSEDSKGSKRIRTNSMGSAAVPPAAVKVEPAVLDRNCPSPILIDCPHPNCNKKYKHINGLKYHQAHAHTDDDSKLEADMDSEYGEEPSLHADIGSCNGAAVSQKGSLSPARSATPKVRLMEPHSPSPSSKFSAKVPCKKKLGGEGDTDPGALSNDGSEDGPSVADETSNDGFDSLEKRCVDKDKSKKASGAKPEKIPSKSLKSARPIAPAIPPQPIYTFQTATLTTASPGSSTGLATTVVQTMPNSPQLKPIQPKPTVMGEPFTVNPALTPSKEKKKKDKKKKEPKEVENPLTPGKACRAEEGKSPFRGESSDLGTKGEGLLNGSSDTHQSRLASIKAEADKIYSFTDNAPSPSIGGASRLENTNPAQPMTPLHVVTQNGAEASSVKTNSPAYSDISDAGEDGEGKLESVKAKDPEQLVKEGAKKALFPPQPQSKESPYYQGFETYYSPGYPQASPGPLNPGGQAAAETQALKLKKDEEQENPEVKVKSEGCEEKKAELGGSSQQPSVIQQRPNMYMQSLYYNQYAYVPPYGYNEQGYHAHLLSTNPAYRQQYEEQQKQRQSLEQQQQRGLEKKAELGLKEREAALKEEWKQKPPMPPTLTKAPSLTDLVKSGLSKAKEQGGPDMAKSVIIPKLEDSSKLSGSQIAEGLKVKLSEASHLGKETAEVKAGSECGRQAEVDPVLWYRQEAEPRMWTYVYPAKYSDIKTEDERWKEERDRKLKEERNRSKEAASKEDGKESTSSECKLTPTEEARMVGKDPRPSVHVPVSSPLTQHQSYIPYMHGYSYSQSYDPNHPSYRAMPTVMMQNYPGSYLPSSYSFSPYGSKASGSDDSDKSRASPSVSCKSSSESKALDILQQHASHYKSKSPTISEKTSQERDRSGCGVVGGGGSCSSVGGAGGGERSADRPRTSPSQRLLSTHHHHHHLGYSLLPAQYNLPYATGLSSTAIVASQQGSAPSLYPPPRR from the exons ATGGAGTCTCCGGTCTCTACGCCTGCGGTGTTGCCCTTGCACCTCCTTGTCCCTGTCGTCAACAACGACATCTCGTCGCCTTGCGAGCAGATCATGGTACGCACCCGCTCGGTGGGAGTGAACACCTGTGATGTGGCCCTGGCCACCGAGCCCGAGTGCCTGGGCCCCTGCGAGCCCGGGACCAGCGTGAACCTGGAGGGCATCGTCTGGCAAGAGACGGAGGACG GTATGCTGGTGGTCAACGTCACGTGGAGGAACAAGACGTACGTGGGGACGCTGCTCGACTGCACGCAGCACGACTGGGCGCCTCCCCG GTTTTGCGACTCTCCCACCAGCGACCTGGAGATGCGCAATGGCCGAGGCAGGGGTAAACGCATGCGCCCCAACAGCAACACGCCCGTCAACGAGACCGCCGCCGCCTCGGACAGCAAAGGgaccagcaacagcagcaagacCCGGGCGGGAGCCAACAGCAAAGGGCGCCGGGGAAGCCAGAACTCCTCGGACCACCGCACGCCGCCCGGCGGCACGGCGGAGGATGTGAAGGCCAGTCCCTCCTCCGTCACCAAGCGGAAGAGCAAACCCCTCTCTGACATGGAGCTGAACTCCAGCTCGGAGGACTCCAAGGGCAGCAAACGCATCCGCACGAACTCGATGGGCTCGGCCGCTGTGCCACCCGCCGCGGTCAAGGTGGAGCCGGCTGTCCTCGACCGAAACTGCCCTTCTCCCATCCTCATCGACTGTCCCCACCCAAACTGTAATAAGAAGTACAAGCACATCAACGGGCTGAAGTACCACCAGGCCCACGCGCACACCGACGACGACAGCAAGCTGGAGGCGGACATGGACAGCGAGTATGGCGAGGAGCCCTCCCTGCATGCGGACATTGGGAGCTGCAACGGCGCTGCCGTCTCTCAGAAGGGCTCGCTCTCGCCGGCTCGCTCGGCCACCCCCAAGGTGCGCTTGATGGAGCCCCACAGTCCCTCCCCGTCCAGCAAGTTCAGCGCCAAGGTCCCCTGCAAGAAGAagctgggtggggaaggagacACCGACCCGGGTGCCCTGTCCAATGATGGCTCTGAGGATGGTCCCTCGGTGGCCGATGAGACGAGTAACGATGGCTTTGACTCTCTGGAGAAGCGATGTGTTGATAAGGACAAGTCAAAGAAGGCATCTGGTGCTAAGCCGGAAAAGATCCCTTCCAAAAGCTTGAAGTCCGCCAGACCCATTGCGCCTGCCATCCCCCCCCAGCCGATTTACACCTTCCAGACAGCCACCCTCACCACAGCCAGCCCCGGTTCCTCCACGGGCCTCGCCACCACCGTCGTCCAGACCATGCCCAACAGCCCTCAGCTCAAACCCATCCAGCCCAAGCCTACGGTGATGGGAGAGCCCTTCACGGTCAACCCTGCCCTCACCCCTtccaaggagaagaagaagaaggacaAGAAGAAGAAGGAGCCCAAGGAGGTAGAAAACCCTCTGACTCCCGGCaaagcctgcagagcagaggaaggcAAGAGCCCTTTCCGGGGGGAATCCAGCGACCTGGGGACGAAAGGTGAGGGGCTGCTGAACGGCTCGTCCGACACCCACCAGAGCCGGCTCGCCAGCATCAAGGCAGAGGCGGATAAAATCTACAGCTTCACCGACAACGCCCCGAGCCCCTCCATCGGTGGTGCCAGCAGGCTGGAGAACACCAACCCAGCCCAACCCATGACCCCGCTGCACGTCGTCACCCAGAACGGGGCAGAGGCGAGCTCGGTGAAGACCAACAGCCCGGCCTACTCGGACATCTCTGAtgctggggaggatggggagggcaAGCTGGAGAGCGTGAAGGCAAAGGATCCGGAGCAGCTGGTCAAGGAAGGCGCCAAAAAAGCTCTTTTCCCCCCGCAACCGCAGAGCAAAGAGTCTCCCTATTACCAAGGCTTTGAAACCTACTATTCCCCTGGCTACCCCCAGGCAAGCCCGGGGCCCTTGAACCCCGGCGGCCAGGCCGCGGCCGAGACACAGGCCTTGAAGCTGAAGAAGGACGAGGAGCAGGAGAACCCGGAGGTGAAGGTGAAGAGCGAAGGCTGCGAAGAGAAGAAGGCAGAGCTCGGCGGCTCCAGCCAGCAGCCCTCAGTCATCCAGCAGCGTCCCAACATGTACATGCAGTCCCTCTACTACAACCAGTACGCCTACGTGCCCCCCTACGGCTACAACGAGCAGGGCTACCACGCTCACCTGCTGAGCACCAACCCTGCCTACCGCCAGCAGTACgaggagcagcagaagcagcggcagagcctggagcagcagcagcagcgagggctGGAGAAGAAAGCAGAGCTAGGCTTGAAGGAGAGGGAGGCAGCGCTCAAAGAGGAGTGGAAGCAAAAGCCGCCCATGCCCCCGACGCTCACCAAGGCCCCCAGCCTCACGGACCTCGTCAAGTCGGGGCTGAGCAAGGCCAAGGAGCAGGGAGGTCCCGACATGGCCAAATCTGTCATCATCCCCAAGCTGGAGGACTCGTCCAAGCTGTCTGGCAGCCAGATCGCCGAGGGGCTCAAGGTGAAACTGAGCGAGGCCAGCCACCTCGGGAAGGAGACCGCTGAGGTGAAGGCTGGCTCTGAGTGTGGCCGGCAAGCGGAGGTGGACCCTGTGCTCTGGTACAGACAG GAAGCCGAGCCCCGGATGTGGACCTACGTGTACCCAGCGAAGTACTCGGACATCAAGACGGAGGACGAGCGGTGGAAAGAGGAGAGGGACCGAAAgttgaaggaagaaagaaatcgAAGCAAAGAAGCCGCGTCCAAGGAGGACGGGAAGGAGAGCACCAGCTCCGAGTGCAAACTGACCCCCACCGAGGAGGCTCGCATGGTGGGGAAGGACCCCAGACCCAGCGTCCATGTCCCTGTGTCTTCACCCCTCACGCAGCATCAGTCCTACATCCCCTACATGCACGGCTACTCCTACAGCCAGTCGTACGACCCCAACCACCCCAGCTACCGGGCCATGCCCACCGTCATGATGCAGAATTACCCAG GATCATACCTACCCTCCAGCTATTCCTTCTCCCCCTACGGGAGCAAGGCGTCCGGCAGTGACGACAGCGACAAGTCCCGAGCCAGCCCCAGCGTGAGTTGTAAATCCAGCTCAGAGTCCAAGGCCCTGGACATCCTGCAGCAGCACGCCAGCCACTACAAGAGCAAATCGCCCACG ATAAGTGAGAAGACGTCTCAGGAGcgggaccgcagcggctgcggaGTGGTGGGAGGCGGCGGGAGCTGTAGCAGCGTCGGAGGAGCCGGCGGGGGCGAGAGGAGCGCCGACCGGCCCCGCACCTCCCCGTCTCAGCGCCTGCTCTCGAcgcatcaccaccaccaccacctcgggtACTCGCTGCTGCCGGCGCAGTACAACCTGCCCTATGCAACAG GTCTCTCCTCCACAGCCATCGTTGCCAGCCAGCAAGGCTCCGCTCCCTCCCTGTACCCGCCTCCCCGGAGGTGA